The bacterium genome has a window encoding:
- a CDS encoding T9SS type A sorting domain-containing protein, with protein MSRNRHTLLTLALVAAGALVAFPAAAEIVSMEFHWEPSPVDDGGVQRPAAAFYEVFLLRGADGEAFAATVEDTLWTLDAEPDVVQRICVRGVDSEGNASEFSEWSDPVYFESQGGGQGPIPPAPELEPNYPNPFNPETSIVYGVPDDLGTGDLMSLEIYTVDGRRVRTFEVNRTAGWHEVTWDGRDDHGQPSAAGMYITRYAAGAMVKTGKMTMVK; from the coding sequence GTGAGCAGGAACCGGCATACTCTCCTGACCCTGGCCCTGGTGGCCGCAGGCGCCCTGGTGGCCTTCCCCGCCGCGGCCGAGATCGTTTCCATGGAATTCCACTGGGAACCCAGCCCGGTCGACGACGGCGGCGTGCAGCGCCCGGCAGCGGCCTTCTACGAGGTCTTCCTGCTGCGCGGCGCCGACGGCGAGGCGTTCGCCGCCACCGTCGAGGACACCCTCTGGACGCTCGACGCCGAGCCTGACGTGGTGCAGCGCATCTGCGTGCGCGGCGTCGACAGCGAAGGCAATGCCTCCGAGTTCAGCGAGTGGTCGGACCCCGTGTACTTCGAGAGCCAGGGCGGCGGCCAGGGCCCGATCCCGCCGGCCCCCGAGCTGGAGCCGAACTACCCGAACCCGTTCAACCCCGAGACCAGCATCGTCTACGGCGTGCCCGACGACCTGGGCACCGGCGACCTCATGAGCCTGGAGATCTACACCGTCGACGGCCGCCGCGTGCGCACCTTCGAAGTGAACCGCACCGCCGGCTGGCACGAAGTCACCTGGGACGGCCGCGACGACCACGGCCAGCCCTCCGCCGCCGGCATGTACATCACCCGCTATGCCGCCGGCGCCATGGTCAAAACCGGAAAAATGACGATGGTGAAATAA
- a CDS encoding GreA/GreB family elongation factor, translated as MSEDQTAGPSLIKLGKLANARDFDKLEGLWPDALASGDYTWRELAPIAGQVGRQNAPARAERMLITLVEWVELKKGPEAALAAVREAAVQQPNAASLTKLARRLYQEQFASFESLPDLLDLLLEREPKLDAALVLVDLYVRLHPGAFALDRSFLVPGMVEKVDARTGRLTLIFQDRRSEYGPDTVLKLSPRPADDFGAMLLYVPGKLRELAASDPAAFVKLALRSSREGRVMYKDLKGHLVQLLDEKGWKDWWNTAKPALKRDPMIGMSDGSQPSFKLLRQADRFEDRMRREFDFAKTPQDKLLKVLGLLDELNRGERSGETAQVDEALLVHLGNGAAKVAVGVLADNPGLALAGLALHAEIAARGVPVATPNPRAARQVLERIGDPGHLCLDLPEGLLMRVLNYLREAMPESWGAVWAAVLLRTGRRLCDSITRALLEAGQLEVLGAALKQAMEKPTASPELLCWAWRSMHSGNQASVFLATQSGLPVARVAAAMFSLLDGSGRLYGMSMEEKHLKMLENARASFAVQNNRPLLALLEQADRIEAIRLKRVIEDNAGLSPAQRTQLLGYLRSRYADIFIEATKEWQDGASIYTTEDGLRRTEAAFNHIVQVEIPEVARQIGEAASHGDLSENSEYTAALEKRDQLASRAARLESELAAARVINHEMSNTGFVNVGTRVTARQIDSGADEIYTFLGPWDTDVENRVLNYQAPLAQAFMGARIGDQVTYGEEAARRTWEILGIDSAL; from the coding sequence ATGAGCGAAGACCAGACCGCGGGACCCTCCCTGATCAAGCTCGGCAAGCTCGCCAACGCGCGCGATTTCGACAAACTCGAGGGCCTCTGGCCCGACGCCCTTGCCAGCGGCGACTACACCTGGCGCGAACTTGCTCCCATCGCGGGGCAGGTCGGCCGCCAGAACGCACCCGCCCGAGCCGAGCGCATGCTCATCACCCTGGTGGAATGGGTCGAACTGAAGAAGGGCCCCGAGGCGGCGCTCGCCGCCGTGCGCGAGGCTGCCGTGCAGCAGCCGAACGCCGCGAGCCTGACCAAGCTGGCGCGTCGCCTGTACCAGGAGCAGTTCGCCTCGTTCGAATCGCTGCCCGACCTGCTCGACCTGCTGCTCGAGCGCGAGCCGAAGCTGGACGCCGCGCTGGTGCTCGTCGACCTGTACGTGCGCCTGCACCCGGGCGCCTTCGCGCTCGACCGTTCGTTCCTCGTGCCGGGCATGGTGGAGAAGGTCGACGCGCGCACCGGTCGCCTGACGCTCATCTTCCAGGATCGCCGTTCCGAGTACGGCCCCGACACCGTGCTGAAGCTCTCGCCGCGCCCCGCCGACGATTTCGGCGCCATGCTGCTCTACGTGCCCGGCAAGCTGCGCGAGCTGGCCGCGAGTGACCCTGCCGCCTTCGTGAAGCTGGCCCTGCGGTCGAGCCGCGAGGGCCGCGTCATGTACAAGGACCTGAAGGGCCACCTGGTCCAGCTGCTCGACGAGAAGGGCTGGAAGGACTGGTGGAACACCGCCAAGCCCGCCCTCAAGCGCGATCCCATGATCGGCATGTCGGACGGCTCGCAGCCCAGCTTCAAGCTGCTGCGCCAGGCCGATCGCTTCGAGGATCGCATGCGGCGCGAGTTCGACTTCGCGAAGACGCCGCAGGACAAGCTGCTGAAGGTGCTGGGCCTGCTCGACGAGCTGAACCGCGGCGAACGCAGCGGCGAGACGGCACAGGTCGACGAGGCGCTGCTCGTGCACCTGGGCAACGGCGCCGCCAAGGTGGCCGTCGGCGTGCTGGCCGACAACCCTGGCCTGGCCCTGGCCGGCCTGGCGCTGCATGCCGAGATCGCCGCCCGCGGCGTTCCGGTGGCCACGCCGAACCCGCGCGCCGCGCGCCAGGTCCTCGAGCGCATCGGCGACCCGGGCCACCTGTGCCTGGACCTGCCCGAAGGCCTGCTGATGCGGGTCCTGAACTACCTGCGCGAAGCCATGCCCGAGAGCTGGGGCGCCGTCTGGGCCGCCGTGCTCCTGCGCACCGGCCGCCGCCTGTGCGACTCCATCACGCGTGCGCTGCTCGAGGCCGGCCAGCTCGAGGTGCTGGGCGCGGCCCTGAAACAGGCCATGGAAAAGCCCACCGCCAGCCCCGAACTGCTGTGCTGGGCGTGGCGCTCGATGCACTCGGGCAACCAGGCCTCGGTCTTCCTGGCCACGCAGTCCGGCCTGCCGGTGGCGCGCGTGGCCGCGGCCATGTTCTCGCTGCTGGACGGCAGCGGGCGCCTGTACGGCATGTCGATGGAAGAGAAGCACCTCAAGATGCTGGAGAATGCCCGCGCCTCGTTCGCGGTGCAGAACAACCGGCCTCTTCTGGCGCTGCTCGAGCAGGCCGACCGCATCGAGGCCATCCGCCTCAAGCGCGTCATCGAGGACAATGCCGGCCTCAGCCCGGCGCAGCGCACCCAGCTGCTGGGCTACCTGCGCTCGCGCTACGCCGACATCTTCATCGAAGCCACGAAGGAATGGCAGGACGGCGCCTCGATCTACACGACCGAGGACGGCCTGCGCAGGACCGAGGCGGCGTTCAACCACATCGTCCAGGTCGAGATCCCCGAGGTGGCGCGCCAGATCGGCGAGGCGGCCTCGCACGGCGACCTCAGCGAGAACTCGGAGTACACCGCTGCGCTGGAGAAGCGCGACCAGCTGGCCAGCCGCGCTGCCCGCCTCGAAAGCGAACTGGCGGCGGCCCGCGTCATCAACCACGAGATGTCGAACACCGGCTTCGTCAACGTCGGTACGCGCGTCACCGCGCGGCAGATCGACAGCGGCGCCGACGAGATCTACACCTTCCTCGGGCCCTGGGATACCGATGTCGAGAACCGCGTCCTGAACTACCAGGCGCCGCTGGCGCAGGCGTTCATGGGCGCGCGCATCGGCGACCAGGTCACCTACGGCGAAGAGGCGGCCCGGCGCACCTGGGAGATCCTCGGGATCGACTCGGCGCTCTAG
- a CDS encoding prepilin-type N-terminal cleavage/methylation domain-containing protein — MGNAASRDGFTLIEIVVAVAIVAIMAGAVAPLAYREMTRAREEATLREMAALQQGLLEF; from the coding sequence ATGGGCAACGCGGCAAGCCGTGACGGCTTCACGCTGATCGAGATCGTCGTCGCGGTGGCCATCGTGGCGATCATGGCCGGTGCCGTGGCTCCGCTGGCGTACCGCGAGATGACCCGCGCGCGCGAGGAAGCCACGCTGCGCGAAATGGCGGCGCTGCAACAGGGCCTGCTCGAGTTCTGA
- a CDS encoding type II secretion system F family protein yields the protein MREFRYSALTGAGTTITGVRRAATAEQLANVLLEQGLVLLGSRPTFGHLGGAWSPIRRASGKHLRSFTQHMATCLSAGVPAVTALRDYEQQCDGPFAELMSDLRAAVNSGAQLDEALARHPHVFSPVYLALVSAGQNSGGLDGAFNELTQFLEWQEDLRSQTVQALIYPAMLLVGVVGLFLLMVLFVMPRFEGLFTDSGMELPKLTLAMLALGRFCGHWWWAILGGLAALGVSATVLLNTQRGTYLRDRVLLKLPVIGTFLSKLALSRFAKTFSVIFSSGVDLLRLLDLLRGVVGNRVMAEQLARIRAQVASGLSLTEAFATADTFPPLVQRMIAVGERTGSLDKVLLTVSRHIDKELPRDLKKAFTVFEGLVLVLLGAMVCVAALSLLMPIMSIRTGMH from the coding sequence ATGAGGGAATTCCGCTACAGCGCACTGACCGGTGCGGGCACCACGATCACGGGCGTGCGCCGCGCCGCCACCGCCGAACAGCTGGCGAACGTGCTGCTGGAGCAGGGCCTGGTGCTGCTCGGCAGCCGTCCGACCTTCGGGCACCTGGGCGGCGCCTGGTCGCCGATCCGCCGCGCCTCGGGCAAGCACCTGCGCTCGTTCACCCAGCACATGGCCACCTGCCTGTCGGCGGGTGTCCCTGCCGTCACCGCCCTGCGCGACTACGAGCAGCAGTGCGACGGCCCGTTCGCCGAGCTCATGTCCGACCTGCGGGCCGCCGTCAATAGCGGCGCGCAACTGGACGAGGCCCTGGCGCGGCATCCCCACGTCTTCTCGCCGGTGTACCTGGCGCTCGTGTCGGCCGGCCAGAACTCGGGCGGGCTCGACGGCGCCTTCAACGAGCTCACCCAGTTCCTGGAATGGCAGGAGGACCTGCGCAGCCAGACCGTGCAGGCGCTGATCTACCCGGCCATGCTGCTGGTCGGCGTCGTCGGGCTGTTCCTGCTGATGGTACTGTTCGTGATGCCCCGCTTCGAGGGCCTGTTCACCGATTCCGGCATGGAGCTGCCGAAGCTGACCCTGGCGATGCTGGCCCTGGGCCGGTTCTGCGGCCACTGGTGGTGGGCCATCCTGGGGGGCCTGGCCGCGCTTGGTGTGTCCGCGACTGTCCTCCTGAACACGCAACGCGGCACCTACCTGCGAGACAGGGTACTGCTGAAGCTGCCGGTCATCGGCACGTTCCTGAGCAAGCTGGCGCTGTCGCGCTTCGCCAAGACCTTCTCCGTCATCTTCTCCTCCGGAGTCGACCTGCTGCGCCTGCTCGACCTGCTGCGCGGCGTGGTCGGCAATCGCGTGATGGCGGAGCAGCTGGCGCGCATCCGCGCACAGGTGGCCAGCGGACTGTCGCTGACCGAGGCCTTCGCCACCGCCGACACCTTCCCGCCGCTGGTGCAGCGCATGATCGCCGTGGGCGAACGCACCGGCTCGCTGGACAAGGTGCTGCTCACCGTGTCGCGCCACATCGACAAGGAACTGCCGCGCGACCTGAAGAAGGCATTCACCGTTTTCGAGGGGCTGGTGCTGGTGTTGCTGGGCGCCATGGTGTGCGTCGCGGCGCTGTCGCTGCTGATGCCGATCATGTCGATCCGAACCGGGATGCACTAG
- the tadA gene encoding Flp pilus assembly complex ATPase component TadA — protein MSQVKTKRLGQILVESGTLTPEKLDLALREQKQTGEKLGVTLQRLGICSEREIARVLASQAGVECVDLTRLEIDRVVLLNVPRDYAEAKSLLPLRLRGSTLQVAMANPLDLATTDELARLTGKYIEVVHAPESEIKDAILRHFGGESGAGDDIPGLVEAARRALDAGGNLGHEDSPYIRLVDGLMRQGVSEGATDIHIEPEEKVLRCRYRIDGRLVQGAVLPQELLPIVVTRVKIMAEMNISESRVPQDGRILFDTGRKKVDMRVSTFPTVHGETIVCRILDKEALIVGLDRLKMPAPMLETFKRDITRPNGIILVTGPTGSGKTTTLYSALTFLNRPDTKIITLEDPVEYELPVINQAQVNTAKGFTFAKGLRAILRQDPDILLVGEIRDVETAQLAIRAALTGHLVFSTLHTNSAAGAIPRLLDMGIEPFLLSATLVAVVAQRLVRQVCDGCGETVVPDEAQLALLGLDAAAMAGANIRAGRGCNMCRHTGFRGRMAVFEYLNIDVNLRRMIAERREAADMERFAREGGQTSLRDDAIAKFRDGRTTLSEVLRVVS, from the coding sequence ATGTCCCAGGTCAAGACGAAGCGCTTGGGACAGATCCTGGTGGAATCGGGGACGCTGACCCCCGAGAAACTGGATCTGGCGCTGCGCGAACAGAAGCAGACGGGCGAGAAGCTGGGTGTGACCCTGCAGCGTCTGGGCATCTGTTCGGAACGGGAAATTGCGCGCGTGCTGGCCAGCCAGGCCGGTGTCGAGTGCGTGGACTTGACGCGGCTGGAGATCGACCGCGTCGTGCTGCTCAACGTGCCGCGCGACTACGCCGAGGCGAAGTCGCTGCTGCCGCTGCGCCTGCGCGGCAGCACGCTGCAGGTGGCGATGGCCAACCCGCTGGACCTGGCCACCACCGACGAACTGGCGCGCCTGACGGGCAAGTACATCGAGGTGGTTCACGCGCCCGAGAGCGAGATCAAGGACGCCATCCTGCGCCACTTCGGCGGCGAGAGCGGCGCCGGCGACGACATTCCCGGCCTGGTCGAGGCTGCGCGCCGCGCGCTCGACGCCGGCGGCAACCTCGGCCACGAGGACTCGCCCTACATCCGCCTGGTCGACGGGCTCATGCGCCAGGGCGTGAGTGAAGGCGCCACCGACATCCATATCGAGCCCGAGGAGAAGGTCCTCCGCTGCCGCTACCGCATCGACGGCCGGCTGGTGCAGGGCGCGGTGCTGCCGCAGGAACTGCTGCCCATCGTCGTGACCCGCGTGAAGATCATGGCCGAGATGAACATCTCCGAGAGCCGCGTGCCGCAGGACGGGCGCATTCTCTTCGATACGGGCCGCAAGAAGGTGGACATGCGCGTGTCCACGTTCCCCACGGTGCACGGCGAGACGATCGTCTGCCGTATCCTCGACAAGGAGGCGCTGATCGTCGGCCTCGACCGCCTGAAGATGCCCGCGCCGATGCTCGAGACGTTCAAGCGCGACATCACGCGGCCCAACGGCATCATCCTGGTGACCGGGCCCACGGGCTCGGGCAAGACCACCACGCTGTACTCGGCGCTCACGTTCCTGAACCGGCCGGACACGAAGATCATCACGCTGGAAGACCCGGTCGAATACGAGCTGCCGGTCATCAACCAGGCGCAGGTGAATACCGCCAAGGGCTTCACCTTCGCCAAGGGCCTGCGCGCCATCCTGCGGCAGGACCCGGACATCCTCCTGGTCGGCGAGATCCGCGACGTGGAGACGGCCCAGCTGGCCATCCGCGCCGCGCTGACCGGCCATCTGGTGTTCAGCACGCTGCACACGAACAGCGCCGCCGGCGCCATCCCGCGCCTGCTCGACATGGGCATCGAGCCGTTCCTGCTGTCGGCCACGCTGGTGGCGGTGGTGGCGCAACGGCTGGTGCGCCAGGTCTGCGACGGCTGCGGCGAGACGGTCGTGCCCGACGAGGCGCAGCTGGCCCTGCTCGGACTCGATGCGGCGGCGATGGCGGGCGCGAACATCCGCGCCGGCCGCGGCTGCAACATGTGCCGGCATACGGGCTTCCGGGGACGCATGGCCGTCTTCGAGTACCTGAACATCGACGTGAACCTGCGGCGGATGATCGCCGAGCGTCGCGAGGCCGCCGACATGGAACGATTCGCCCGCGAGGGCGGACAGACGTCCCTGCGCGACGACGCCATCGCAAAGTTCCGTGACGGTCGCACGACCCTCTCCGAAGTGCTGAGGGTGGTGTCATGA
- a CDS encoding glycosyltransferase translates to MGQRRLLLINKFYHDVGPAGGVGRYLVQEEEDLAAAGWEVVPFAMADPDARPSAWSGHFVRARDYSRPRLGGDGLRDALSLIWNREAARKLENLIVATRPAVAHLHNIYHHLSPSILPVLRRHRIPVVMTLHDLRLLCPAIHMLRDGHVCEKCKGGHYHQAVLGRCVKESRAASLLAAVETAHQRGRRLYEDGVETFLCPSRFYVEKYAQWGFPRAKLRHLPNFVDLQAWQPEALPEASVRDASIYFGRISHEKGLRFLLEAQQLWERGHAEGSIDRPPLELLIAGSGPCDGNLRAKAAQLELKTVKILGPLDGPALRTAMARARFSVMPSVWYENGPMAALESLACGLPVVGSDIGGIPEMIEDGVTGYVVQPGDPSSILGGLLRAAALPDSARAAAREWACRHAGRTEHMAKLQAILEAAAGR, encoded by the coding sequence ATGGGCCAGCGCAGGCTCTTGCTGATCAACAAGTTCTACCACGATGTGGGCCCCGCCGGCGGGGTCGGCCGCTACCTGGTGCAGGAAGAGGAAGACCTGGCAGCCGCCGGCTGGGAAGTGGTGCCGTTCGCCATGGCGGACCCGGATGCCCGCCCGTCGGCCTGGAGCGGCCACTTCGTGCGGGCCCGGGACTACAGCCGCCCCCGGCTGGGCGGCGACGGCCTGCGCGACGCGTTGTCGCTCATCTGGAACCGCGAGGCCGCCCGCAAACTTGAAAACCTGATTGTCGCCACGCGTCCCGCCGTGGCCCACCTGCACAACATCTACCACCACCTGAGCCCGTCCATTTTGCCGGTCCTGCGCCGCCACCGCATCCCCGTGGTGATGACGCTGCACGACCTGCGCCTGCTGTGCCCGGCCATCCACATGCTGCGCGACGGCCACGTGTGCGAGAAGTGCAAGGGCGGCCACTACCACCAGGCGGTGCTGGGGCGATGCGTGAAGGAGTCGCGCGCGGCGTCGCTGCTGGCGGCGGTGGAGACGGCGCACCAGAGGGGGCGGCGGCTGTACGAGGACGGGGTGGAGACGTTCCTGTGTCCGAGCCGGTTCTACGTGGAGAAGTACGCGCAGTGGGGTTTTCCGCGCGCGAAGCTGCGCCACCTGCCGAACTTCGTCGACCTGCAGGCCTGGCAGCCGGAAGCACTGCCGGAAGCCTCCGTGCGTGACGCCTCCATCTACTTCGGCCGCATCTCGCACGAGAAGGGCCTGCGGTTCCTGCTCGAGGCCCAGCAGCTGTGGGAGCGCGGACACGCCGAGGGAAGCATCGACCGGCCGCCGCTGGAACTGCTCATTGCCGGCAGCGGGCCTTGCGACGGCAACCTGCGCGCGAAGGCGGCGCAGCTCGAGCTGAAGACCGTGAAGATCCTGGGGCCGCTCGACGGGCCGGCCCTGCGCACGGCCATGGCTCGTGCACGTTTCAGCGTGATGCCCTCGGTGTGGTACGAGAACGGGCCCATGGCGGCGCTGGAATCACTGGCGTGCGGGCTGCCGGTGGTGGGCTCGGACATCGGCGGCATTCCCGAGATGATCGAGGACGGTGTAACCGGTTACGTGGTGCAGCCGGGCGACCCGTCGTCGATCCTCGGTGGCCTGCTGCGGGCCGCCGCACTGCCCGACAGCGCGCGCGCTGCGGCCAGGGAATGGGCCTGCAGGCACGCCGGCCGGACCGAACACATGGCAAAATTGCAGGCGATCCTGGAGGCGGCCGCCGGCCGTTGA
- a CDS encoding HAMP domain-containing histidine kinase, with protein sequence MSPAANPFTEQTRWRIAARVLPAAFLAIAALAATSWLLFAQQSLNEFSARLQRESADTLHQVRQRAVGVALAVDARKNELAAQSAATGDADWAAGLLQFDLLGAVALVGPGVGGAAQGGPLLAESLRLGDNEQYLSQWLAGYAPLAAVEFAMPAGRSRQRVLDDNPWHPVLVYPPVHVERRHDHGSPVTRALLPVVVRQDPALSATPAAVYFLDLDELVRRDAPPSWWCLLDDDGIVLGSAARDLRVGRPLSEYAFTLKGSDRPVDGWRLGALARSAGTMIDRGGGLVRAPAVAAAARDATMPFTVVVAARHEGLRAASTQFALLVLVVLGVALVAPLIGVFQVLTEQERRQTVLAQNLEAVARGDFARRLEPGRADEVGRLIAGFNVMAEGLGEARREAHDKGERLEAAMDHLRLADKAKDDFLVLISHEVRTPLTSLMGGVEFMRSALQKADPVQREAVQALHLPEIVDIVASSGRRLSGFMNDAIQMTAVQSSERELNLRPVPIDSLLEVGLCGVRERARLRNITVVNEFAGDDEWAVLCDLNVLKLALERILSNAVVHNREGGSLIIRRAESIPGLASGHVEPDAEMVRRLWSQKSFRDYESTPIRWLLVEIFNTGAPIPEDRRRALFGKFELVGRIEHHHKGSGLSLPIAQAAIEHHGGRIFLDSADRDGNSFYLLLPCVASDVKAPRNATNLWSQAGQGLGRIALHEQVRQVGDAAGLEVELQDASATLARR encoded by the coding sequence TTGAGTCCGGCAGCCAACCCGTTCACCGAGCAGACCCGGTGGCGCATTGCCGCCCGTGTGCTGCCGGCAGCCTTCCTGGCCATTGCCGCCCTGGCGGCCACCAGCTGGCTCCTGTTCGCCCAGCAGTCCCTGAACGAATTCTCAGCCCGCCTGCAGCGCGAAAGCGCCGACACCCTGCACCAGGTCCGCCAGCGGGCCGTGGGGGTGGCGCTGGCCGTGGATGCGCGCAAGAACGAGCTGGCCGCGCAGTCGGCCGCGACCGGCGACGCCGACTGGGCCGCCGGACTGCTGCAGTTCGACCTGCTGGGGGCCGTGGCGCTGGTGGGGCCGGGCGTCGGCGGTGCGGCGCAGGGCGGCCCGTTGCTGGCCGAATCACTGCGGCTCGGCGACAACGAGCAGTACCTCTCGCAGTGGCTGGCCGGCTATGCGCCGCTGGCCGCGGTGGAATTCGCCATGCCTGCCGGGCGCAGCCGCCAGCGCGTGCTGGACGACAATCCCTGGCACCCGGTCCTGGTCTACCCGCCCGTCCACGTGGAGCGGCGGCACGACCACGGCAGTCCCGTCACCCGCGCCCTGTTGCCGGTGGTGGTGCGGCAGGACCCTGCGCTGTCGGCAACGCCGGCGGCGGTCTACTTCCTGGACCTGGACGAGCTGGTGCGCCGCGACGCGCCGCCTTCCTGGTGGTGCCTCCTGGACGATGACGGCATCGTGCTCGGCTCCGCCGCGCGCGACCTGCGCGTGGGCCGCCCGCTGTCGGAGTACGCGTTCACGCTGAAGGGCTCGGACCGGCCGGTCGACGGCTGGCGGCTCGGCGCCCTGGCCCGCTCGGCCGGCACCATGATCGACCGCGGCGGCGGCCTGGTGCGGGCGCCGGCGGTGGCTGCGGCCGCCCGCGATGCGACCATGCCCTTCACCGTGGTCGTGGCCGCCCGGCACGAGGGACTGCGTGCGGCCAGCACCCAGTTCGCGCTGCTGGTGCTCGTCGTGCTCGGCGTGGCGCTGGTGGCGCCCCTGATCGGCGTGTTCCAGGTGCTGACGGAGCAGGAGCGCCGGCAGACGGTGCTGGCGCAGAACCTCGAGGCCGTGGCCCGCGGCGACTTCGCCCGGCGCCTGGAGCCGGGCCGGGCCGACGAAGTGGGGCGCCTCATCGCCGGCTTCAACGTGATGGCCGAGGGCCTGGGCGAGGCGCGGCGCGAGGCGCACGACAAGGGCGAGCGGCTCGAAGCCGCCATGGACCACCTGCGGCTGGCCGACAAGGCGAAGGACGACTTCCTGGTGCTGATCTCGCACGAGGTCCGCACGCCGCTCACGTCGCTGATGGGCGGCGTGGAGTTCATGCGCTCGGCCCTGCAGAAGGCCGACCCGGTGCAGCGCGAGGCGGTGCAGGCGCTGCACCTGCCCGAGATCGTGGACATCGTCGCCAGCAGCGGTCGCCGCCTGTCGGGGTTCATGAACGACGCCATCCAGATGACGGCCGTGCAGAGCAGCGAGCGCGAACTGAACCTGCGCCCGGTGCCCATCGACAGCCTGCTGGAAGTGGGCCTGTGCGGCGTGCGCGAACGCGCGCGGCTGCGGAACATCACCGTGGTGAACGAATTCGCCGGTGATGACGAATGGGCCGTGCTCTGCGACCTGAACGTGCTCAAGCTGGCGCTCGAGCGCATCCTCTCCAACGCTGTCGTGCACAATCGCGAAGGCGGCAGCCTGATCATCCGCCGTGCCGAGTCGATTCCCGGCCTTGCCAGCGGGCACGTCGAGCCGGACGCCGAGATGGTGCGCCGGTTGTGGTCGCAGAAGTCGTTCCGCGACTACGAGTCGACGCCCATCCGCTGGCTGCTGGTCGAGATCTTCAACACCGGCGCGCCGATTCCCGAGGATCGCCGCCGCGCGCTGTTCGGCAAGTTCGAGCTGGTGGGCCGCATCGAGCACCATCACAAGGGCTCGGGCCTGAGCCTGCCCATCGCGCAGGCGGCCATCGAGCACCACGGCGGGCGCATCTTCCTGGACAGCGCCGACCGCGACGGCAACTCGTTCTACCTGCTGCTGCCGTGCGTGGCGTCGGACGTGAAGGCGCCGCGCAACGCGACCAACCTATGGAGCCAGGCGGGGCAGGGTTTGGGTCGCATCGCCCTGCACGAACAGGTCCGCCAGGTGGGTGACGCCGCCGGGCTCGAGGTTGAACTCCAGGACGCGAGCGCCACCCTGGCGCGCCGCTGA